A region of the Echeneis naucrates chromosome 15, fEcheNa1.1, whole genome shotgun sequence genome:
TTTGCCAAGCAAGTCAACCTTTTGGACCATCACAATGAAAAGATTCCACCTTTTGAAATCCCTTTCAGACTTGATTCTAACAAGTATAACACATGGTACAATATTGTCGAGAGCcctgagagaaaaacattttaaattgcacAAAATTGGCCAAAATTTCTTTTCTTACTCTACGGACTTAGTGTCCTGCAGCAACAGTattatgtataaatataatacTGATGTTCAATGGTACAATTACTCCAGACACCATACGTCAACATGTCACTATTTTACTGATTTTCTCCTTTATATTTTTAGGAAAACAACTTAAATCCCTAAAACTTATAAATGTGCAAATGATCAACTAGTTTCCAGCATGTAAAATATGCAGCCAAACTCCAGGAAAAGGTTATTGCACACATGGCATGAGATGATAACATCAAATCCAGACTAGAGTAGGCACTCGTAATTTATGTTTCCAAATATTTTCATAGtctctttcctgttttgttaaaactcccaaattaaaatgaacctTTGCAAGAAAAATCTCACCTTTTACATTTTAGGACTGTCAGTGACTTGTGAAATTTCAGAACGGTCTAAAGAGATGAGGActacaatacaaataaaataaaaataccacaacaaaaaacaacgcCCTGATGTTGCAGGTGTGTTGTTCCTGCAAAGACACACCCGCATCATCACAGACTTTGCTCCAACACCTACAAACAATGTGAAAACTATCAAATCCAAGAAGGGTTTGACATGTTTTACACAGAGAAGCACCATGTGATGGGGGATGAGAACATCATCTCCTGATCATAGAAGCGCAAATTAGTTGGACTGCTATCATTGAATTCTGACCACTAGAAGGCAGCTACCAAATTAGATGACAAAACAAGTTGCTGAACTCTATATCCCCAGTGTGCTTTGGCTCTAAAACAAGGGCTTGCAACGTGCCCGTTGCAAGAGATGTGGTGTGTTGAGACTCAAATAACACTCCATTAGTTAGAAGGCAAAAGAACATAACTGGTCAGCACATGTAGACAGTTGTTGGTCTCATTATGCATCATATAATCATTAATCCTGTGATTTTAGACAGGGCAGGCAGGGATCAGAACTCTCTAATGGCAGCTATAATGGTTTTAATTAACGGTGGTGACATTTACGTCATTGATTACATATGGAAGGAATATGGGACTTTGAGAATTTGCATGAACTGAACCATAATTCTTTCCATATGCATTTTAATATGCTTAATCTATTATGGATTGTATTTCAGCTTTTCATTCTCCATACTCAATGTGCAAGggttcaaaagaaaaatatttgggTAAATTTACAAGAAATCTGTTTCACCTTACTTTGGAAGTTGGTTTGCCACTTAATTGGGATATTAATACTAAGGaattatagtttttatttactcataCATGTGAAAAATCTTTTATCCAATTCATATACATGTCATTTTCACCCCAGCCCTCCATGTCTTCTTActtctcatcctctcatctCATTTGCGTCCTCCTTTCAAGTTGCTTATATAGTCTTTGATGGTGTTTTCAATGTTGGGAAGAGCATAATTTTGTGCTGCATAAATTCCTGTACACGTTCCTACTGCAACACCCATCAACGCTGAGGAGCGTAGCCTTGCCACAATGTACCCAGCCAGAAAACCCTTGAGGAAAGGAGAGGCGAGCAGACTACCTCCCTGGAGAGGAAACATGATAAGGGATCAGATCAGGCATTCTGCTGTCCAACAAGTGGCTTTACATCTACATCTGCACACTGCTAAAGGTTTGAATGGTTTAACACTTAGCTAGCATGTGAACACGAGTCAGGGCTGGGTAGCATAAGCATGTTAGTGCCTGTTTGAGACTTACTGGAGGCACACCAGCCTGGATCTCATCCTCTACCCGTTTCTGAATATCCTCCAGCTGGTCCTTCAGCTCCACCAGATCTTTGAGATGGCCCAGAGgattctacacacacacacacacacacacacacacacacacacacaattggtTAATAAAGCCGGTCGATGTTTCCAGAAACCCAGAGGCCTTTGGAAGGTTAATTAAATCCTTATGAAGAAATAAGTACCTTGCTATTTTTAAAGATAGCTCATCCTTATGTGGCAACAGCAAACGCCAGAGTAATGTTAACTATGCCGCTTATATTGTGGCCAATAGCTTCCAATCTGAGCTCCTAACATAAACATGTATTATTGAATCAAGTCCTTTGtttgaaaacttttcaaacGGATCACTTAATCGATCAAAATGCAACGTTACATTGGCTAGTTTACCTTTCGGTTAGCAGCTGGTTACACCTTTTCTCcttatatttgttttgacagCTCGTCGGAGAGCAGTTAGAAAACAAGAGCCGAAATAAAGTCTGCTGCGTTTATAATCATGTAAGTGAACGAATTAGCCAGATGTTACTGAAAAACGCTAAAGTTCCGCTAGAAGAGCTGAAGACCAGCCTGACGCTTGCCTAATAATACGCTTTGACTAAATTTTATTTACGTATTATTAACCATGTAAATGTATTCTAACTTCAGAAAGTTAACATTCCCGACCTTGTCATTGCCCATGGCTCCCCTGTGTTGACGCCACTACACAcgacttcttcttctttggtgtcGGAGGCgccacttcttcttcttcctcctccgcctccctTTCTTCTTCGTATACGCCTGCTGTGTTAAAGATGTATCCTTTTGCCCTCTGCTGGTTACCTTACTCATGCTGGTGTGTTGTTAAGATCCTCTTTTTCGTGTTTAGCTGTCAGCTCAATAAAAACAGCCACTGCCCGAGTTTGTGTACcgtacatacacaaacacacagctcatgCATGATGAGCTGTCTACTGCTATGTCTCTATTTCTTACATTTGCATCCATTTGCATGCTGCAGCCCCTCCGGTTCCAGTTAACAACAGCAAAACTTACTCATGGCACCATTTGAAAGTCTGATGCTTTCCAACGCTGGTTTAATATGATGTTTGGCAACACAGATTTTCCATCACTACACAACAAACCCCCACAAGTTTTGAACCTGCCAGTGTTTGCCCTATTACTGCTGAGGCACATTATGTTCTGTTTATTCTTTTACTCATTTTCTCTCACAGTGAGGATCTGGTGTATGGTAGTGTGTGTGGGATATCTGTCAGAGAGGGCAGCAGAGGATGACAGCAGTGATCACCTTTCAGACAGAGTAAGGAGCACCAGGGTGATTAACCTGTAGATTAACCTGTAGAGAGCACCTGGGCAGCCCTTGGTCTGCCCAGGTGCTCtctaaaatatgaaattatatgattgatttgattgaggatttaattcattttggatggtgtgtgtgtgatcctgattatgatttaaaatgctgatcctaatttcagtttttctcttttgaggTTTTCAACctcaaaatcaaataaagactgaaagGTTGGACTCCTGCATCCTCTGTGCAAGGCCTGGTCGAGTTCAGGCCGTTTGAACTAAATAACTCGACAATTACAAAATGTGCTTAATCTTGCTATTACTGAGGAAGCAAAATGTTGCTTATACTTCATAAGTATTTTATTTGAGAATTCAATCTACAGGGTGGTTTATTAAAACTTCCATATTCTCAGTCATGTCTGACTGAGAGGAATCTATCAAATTAAGACAGTCTTACTGTTTACACAGTCTACTTGAACAAAGATGCCGAGATCTATGAGAGGCTTTGGTTAAATAATAACAGGATAGTTAAGAAATTAGACCCTCACTAATCCGAGGCATTCAATTTGCCCATTGATTAATCATTCAAACAACCACTGCAACAactctgaaaaggaaaatatatattataaagaTTTAAAAGCACCATAATGACCCACTTCCCCAGAATCATAACACAGTTTTAATTATTACATTGAATCAGTTGGACATAAAGCAATGTGTGCCATTACgttaaaatgaatgactgactgGGTAAAAACGTTGGCAGCCTGGATGACTGATCAAAAGTGTAACTCACTGTGCAAATGTGAGTGAACGGCAGAGCTTGGAGTCATTGAGGGAAAGACAGACATTGAGAAAGATGGGGAGAGGAAGAATCAAAGACTTCACAGAGAACAAGTCAGTCATTCTTATCTCACAGAGCCTTGGATTAATTCTAAACATTAATCTTGCCATAACAAATGATTACTTTTCAGACAGAATGTGATGGTCTCTTCTGAAGCTCTTTGTTACTCTAGAGGGCCTTAGAAGCATTTAATCCTAACACTTGGCACGACTGAGATTCCATTAACCTTTCCATATTTAGGGTTATCATAGGATAAATGTGATATGGAAAATCGTATTTAAGGGTCCCTTCACCTTGGAATCGAACAGTTTTCGTTCTTCCTTTCTACGAGGCTGAACACAGGTATGAAGGCATTTAAGACCTGGAAGGAGTGATGGAGGTAAGGTGTCTCTGATCTTCAGTGCTGTTGATGGTTTTGGGGGGCAGGGGGAAGGCTATTGATTTTGGCTGAGGCATATTTGGCTGACTAATCTTTCGACAGCACTGTAAAAGAGAGGTCATTCAAGCTTATGGCACAATCATTATGGTGATGTGCCTTGTCGCGCCATAAATATTAAGGACAGCCACTTGGTTTACTGTACGCATGGACTTTTCAGGTTGATTTGAAAAGAAGGGTAATCTGTTTTAATGCTGTATGACGTAACAAAGCAGTTAAATTAATATAAAACTATATATATTCTCCAGAAGCTTTTGTGGCTAAAgcttcatttattattaaatgaGTTTTTACTCTTAAGTAGGCTTCAAGGAGTGCTTCAAAATGTACTTTACAGTCAGTGCAATGGCTCCATTACAGTAGATAGACAATTCATAAAAACTCAAATTCTACTGAAGGTACAGTATGCTGATTGTGATGTTCATATATTCATTATATAAGGCAATGCCAATATAATTGTCATAAAATACAAAAGGTGCCTGAAATTTATTTTGTGCTATACTGTGATCAGCATACTCTTTGTGATATTAATTTACTAAATATACTTTTAGACTTGATATTACAAGCAATAATAATCTTGAGCCTCTGACAAACAATTTTCACAGATTAAAACTTTAACTCAGATCTCTTGTTCAGGAGGAAAATATATCTTGGAGGGAAAATGTTATTCATTGCTTTTGTCACAGAGCAACACTGAGTTATACTTTCATAGCATGCGCTTTAAGTCAGACATGCCGTGTGCTCTTGATGCACTACTCTGCTGCGTTTGGCCGCATTGCATCATGTTGAAtggtctgttgtgttgtttgaggTTTATCACGATGTAATTTCTATACAGTCTGCTTTGCATTGTGGTGCATTGCACAATACTATTTTGACACAAAGTGTAATTGTATACAAAGTGCATTATGCATAATTATTGCAGTCTGGTATTGGTCTATAAATTGGGATAAATGAGGGCTTTTGACATTTagcacaaaatgttttctgctgGGTCTGAACTTGGAAGTCTCTTGGCACTGTAGTTCTTCTAGGTTGAGTTGGCCCATGTTCAGCCAAGTTCCATCATTAACATCAGTGTTCAGTATTCAGCTGGTGTCTCCACTGATTGTTACTGATACAGTGCACTCTGTTATCAGAGAGAAATGTGATTGGAATACAACAGGACAGAATTATAGGAAATTGGAATTTTTACATGAACTGAGATTCTTTTGCAGCGCAAGCCTAATCGAAAATGTGTTTGTcgaaaacatatgaaatgtctttgtttaaaccatttctattattttgtaATTATATAATCTGTGAGAGTCAGAGGTCTAGCAGCCGTAGCTGGGAGTGGAGAcatcaattaaaatgaattgtGCACTGGCTGCTTGCTATTTGCCTTAATGAAATTaagtttcatttaatttagttCATGGATacgtatgtatgtgtgtgtgcaggcccatgtatatgtgtgtgcacatgtatatAACTTGGGTTGGGTGGTATTGCCCACGTGCTAGCTTTAAGACAATCAAATGTTTTAAGCTCTGTTGCTTCTCTGGAAAACCGAGGCAAGCCAAGGTAAGGGAAGAGAGGTACTGCAGCCtcactgcaccactctgctgtgatgtgccaaactgtgtgtgtgtctgtagtcAGAGGTGCACATGTGTAGCCACATACAGCACCCTGTCCACAGAGTCATAGGAGAGCACAGCACTGCAGGAGTCcagaaaaaaactttcattATTGAGTTGGAAATCTTGGGAATCCACTGAGAGCAATAAAGACACCATGGCTTCACACGGAGGCAGCAAACAAGTGTGTACGTGGCAGAGCTGGCCACATGTAGTCGGAGGAGAAAGGTGATATTGTGAGAGGGAGACAGTCCCGAAAGGGAGGAGGCGGAAAGGAACatgagtgagagaaagagtgacAATGTGGGAAAAAAGCGGTAAGGAGAGATACATTTATGAGTGTGTCTTTTTATGCTGTCATGGATGCACTGGTATTTCACATGAGGgtctttccttcctctgtgtcGCTGCATCAGCATCACGAGAACTCTCTCCATCCCCTCTCTCTGAGTTTCTccacccctccttcccctctctcctctctcctcctctcccttaCACATATGCTCTTACGCTGGGTATGCCTGAACCGGTGGAAGTCCTGGTCAGAGTCGTCGGAGTCCCTGGTCTGCTGAGAGCTGAGTCTGAAAGCTCTCTGATTAGCTGTGATAAGAGGGCGAGGCACTGCTTTCTGGATGCACATTGGAGGAGGATTTCCTACAGCCTGAGCAAATTTTCCAATACTGGTGAAGACAAAGATGCTCCCACTTAATGACTACACGGGTATGATGATAATGAAAGCTATTTGGTGATGCGTTTGAGGAATGTGAAGCTTCAAACTCAAATCTTGCGTTTTTATGTTTCGGCTATGTGAAAAGCttttttcctgattttttttttttactattctCAACATCGTCATTGAAGAAAATCTCCTGGAGCCAAATGCTttcaacaaactgctgcacaATACACCAGCCTTTGCTGGATAATAATATGTACATACATCATTAAAGGAGCgctcgcccagtgtgagctgggattggctccagcaacccctgcgacccggaaacagataagcagttgaagatgaattcatgaatatttaaaggaaataaaatgtacagaCACAATAATTGTATACAATGCATCCCAACAGGAAGATTTTCCTCTGATACCAACAGGAGATTAACAagttgagctttttttttttcaagattgAAACTGCACCAACCACCCAACTGTTTAGCTACATGGAGCTACGAGGGATCCGAGGGCCAATGGCTGGCCAGGACCTAAAGGGTCAGGGGTTAGGGTTTGGTGCTCCGGCCTCTGGAATTCCAGCAAGTTCCATAATAACAGCGGTGCAACAACAGGACTATTCAGCCAGCGTCTGGCTTCGCAGGAGGGACAAGCTGGAACACGTAAGTTCTGGATACTAAAGATGGGCTCTGACAAAACTGATGGGGATTGACTGAACTGCTGTGACAAAAATCAGGGAGCTAGGGAAATGAGTCCTCAGTGGTTAcgttaaaatgtgaaaaagataCAAATTAGTTTGTGACAAAATACTAAACCGTTTAATTAAAGGCTAGTGACACAGGATCAGATGAAATGACAAGCCGAtgtcttgtttgtgttgcagccaACATGTTCTAACTAAAATAGTTATTTTGTACTTATTTATCCCTCTaggctttgttttttatgaataaattgTAATTGTGGAATCACACATGAGAGAACCAGGGTGAGGAATTTCAGCTGAAAACCTCTATTTGAATGAGACATACTGTTCACTGTCTCTAAATGATGCATGCTATTGGAGCTCCCTTTTCTGCTGGAGGAACAAGCTGTCTTTCATTTTAGGCTCAGCAAAAATGTGCCTTCCTTTCGTGTCTGCTGCTATTCAACAGtcacttttgttttctattaGAGGGGAGTTATGAGGTCTTTGGCAGACTGTTCGCAGATAAACAGTATCAGCATTCGACAGGCAGATTAGGAGTAGAGATTTGATGTTGGGGAAGGAATAGAAAAGGTGTGTTGAATATTTGATGCTTAAAGGGAACAGTGCCACGTCCACATTGCTGCTTTCTATGCTTGTCTGCAAAACATACTAGGATGATGAATCAGCCTGTCCCCTTTCTGCAGaccaacacgcacacacattaaGTGCGCACACACTTAAATGTGCACATACTGTAAATGAGTTTTTGCAGGCAccaagccacacacacagacacacaattttTCAGACAACCCTGCAGACAGACATGACATTTTTGCCGTTAATCTCCATACCGAGGCACGCTCATTGAGAAAGAGGCGTAAACATGCACCCAGACACTCGCTGCTATATTGATGATAAATGATTTTATGGAAACATCTAATGCCCAGGATGCGTGGGCAGCATCAGCAGTGGAGCAAGAAAGTCAGAGACCATGAATGCATGAGTTGTCCGAGAATTTGAACCTCACAGTGATTGATCATGTTATTCCAGTCGTGTTTATACAGGAACACGATACAGCATTACCCTGCAAACACCAATGAAAACCAGGGATTAATTAGGAAGAGAATGAAACATGGAACTGgtcatcagaatcagaatctgtTTCATTGCCAGCTAGTTTTTTTTCAATGTACATGGAATTGATTTTGGTGGAAGCTTCGGGCATATTTAGCTCTGCTGTCAAGTCAATGTAGTACAAGTcacaagtttggctgcaccaTGTCAAACTCTGAGTCAGTCATGGTTCTCATTAAATCTGAACTAAAGTGATAAAAAGCAGACAAGCACCAAAGTGCTCTGTCTTAACTCTGTGAGTCTGAACATTTGCCTCCTCAAGCTTGAAATCTAGACATGTAACCAGGCTTTGGAAACATGACACATAACACAGGAGCAGTTGTATCGCATAatgatttctgatttatttactCTATTCAATTCAGGTTCATTACCACAGCATTTTATGATTTGTGGTCACATACCAGACAATAATTTGTTACAGAAGAATAGTACATGGTGTAACTGACAACAGTATAAATAAGATCAATTCATACTGTAGATAAAAAATACATGGAGGACCTGACATGGACTAGTGGCTACAACCACTGGTCTGTTTGATTGTTGTGAGAGAAATTCGGGTCATCAGCCAGTCATGGTGGTTTTAGCTCTGTGGTACAATGGTAATAGAAACTGTCCACAGAGAGGCTGCATCAAACGCTgacatttagcatcacatcaCCCTGCGCACCGTATGACTGCCATACATTTTACAGGCCAGTGTCTTCTGACAGCTTATTTAGTAGCAGACCCAGGTGATGCAGCTTGAGGTTCCATACACCAGTAAGATGATTATTCTTGTGCAGTCTATCAGCCTTTTAAAAGTCAATTCAGCGCCAGTGTTCTAGTGTTGCAAGTTTTAAGCAGGAACCAtccaagcatttttttttttaaattcacttccATATCTTCTTTTGTCACTCATCCTTTTGAACTCATTTGCAGTGTGGGTACTATGGTTGCTTTTCAAGACAGGCTAAGTAAATGTAATACCATCAGGACTCTCTTCAATGGCTGTATGCTAACTACATTGTTATGTTAGCATCGTTCTGTAATCATCGCTCTTTGCAGCTCAATAATGGTACTCATTACCTAACATGCTTGCTTTCAGATGCTAATTACACTGACTGAGACAAGTATGAAATGAAAGCTTCCGTTACAGAAGCTATCAGATCGAAAGAGTTTTGCTCCAAAGATGGACTTAGATGGAGGTAGAGGAGGCAGCAGTTGACAGTCGCATGGCTAAGTCTGGATCAAAAACGCTGAAACCTTGCAGTTGAATTTTAAGGGCTGGCAGCTCAAAGTGGAGCTGGCTCCCCACGCTGAAtgcattttcaatttcacagtGACTGTGCTGGAGATTAAATCCCAATCAATAACAATACTGGAAACCCTACAAGGCCCTGAGGTTCACTTACCTAACAAGCTCTTCCAAAAAGTTTATTTCACCTTGGAGACTAAGGAACACCATGATGAGGACAAACAGTTACTCAGAATTCGTCcattcaaactgaaaatgaggGATGAGGATTTTagcattattttatattattttgtatgtTATGATATTAATAGTATGAATTATTAGTTCTGATGATATTTTGTGAAATCCAATACTTATAATATACTCATAATCTTGGCCCTTGATTTACTCTGCTACTATCCACTTTATAAACTGCTGTTTGCCATACTCTAAAATAGGGATGGGCCCCCTGGAAGAGCCATCCAAGAATACACCTGACCTTGGGAAACTCATCCTGAGCTAAACTTGCATGCCTCGCTAATCTGTTGGAGCAACGCCAGCAAGGTTAGCAAGTGTAATAAAATGACATGTTAAACAGGAAAGCCTGCAGTTCAAAAGTTAAATCGCTTAAGTTATACATCAGCTTCACAAAAAATCTAAGTGATATCCTGTGCCTCAAACTTTTACAAATCCCTTTGATTAAGGACCATGGAGAAACCACACTCTCTTTAAAGCTACTGTCTTCTACAGAGATTTCCTCTAAGCTGCACAAAGCTGTTGGCTGCTGTTACATATATCTGGGAAAGACTTAGGGCTTTGTCTCCACTTTCAAAGCAGCACAGGCTTTTTAAGTCgaagaggaaaatgttttcaaacatttctcttccattcatttttgattgatgatttgatttgtattcaaaagcagaaaatgctcACCTTGAGATTGTGCTCTAACTGTAGCTGAGCGGTAAAGCAGCGTCTTCATAGTTAGACAGCTCTGATCTTTCATAAGAATCCCCTGTGTCTTCCTTTGGTCTTAGAAATGAGAGATAAAgtctcctttcttcctcccaaGCAGACATGATATCTGtcacaatgaaaatgttcctCGGAACAGTGTGACTGGTTAATTAGGGATGTTGCTCCGTATACTCATTAGAGAGGATACTGTGTGGTGGCAGATAGAAGACAGCCAGAGAATGATAAAGGGTGACACACACCGGTGCCTGGAGTCGCTGATTAATGTTTGGCTGCCTTTTCACCCAAGTTTCAAAGATAGCACCAAACTAACACAAGGAGAAGGGACATTTTatggtcagaaaaaaaatctccatccTTGAGGATACCTTTTGCCAGATGCTCGCTGTCATCAATTAAACAGGCAGTTGGGGTGTTTTGGCTCCCTTTTGACAGCTTGGCTCAAGTGCAGCTTCACTTCTGCAGCAACTTTACGTAAGGCACCCAGATTTGCTTCAAGCTTCGTTCactgtaaatgtgaaatgtttttctgtggttGACATTAGCATAATATACTAAGTATTTTTCTGTAGGTTTTGCTCTTGCCTGTAAATATATAGTTTCCTTTTTCCAAAAGGCACACAGCGAACAGTCTGTAGCTGGAGTCAGTAATGGGTGATTTGCTCAGTGCTTGCTTGCATCATCAGCATGGTCATTCTGTATACCACTTATGTTGATGTTATCTAATTTGCGTGCATATGGATTACTTTTTTTTGGCCTTGCTGTAATCAGAACTGCATCTAAAGTAAATAATGCTTTGAAAATGAACTGTTACTGACAGTAAGGATCAGGTAGTAAGGTAGAATATAAAGTAAAAGTCcaatattgaaaatgtattatcTTTTCTTTGTGAGCTGCTCTTTCTGAGCATTATATATTTAAAGGGGTATCTGCAATTACACCCAATTTAGATAAAATAATGTCAGAGCGTGTTTTTGCTCACCATGTCTTTCCATTAACTAtgattttttatgaaaaatcagtgcacatttcacttttcattatAAAATGCTTGTATAATTTGCAATAATGTGTGTAGATATTGGGGCTATACTTTCTTAGATCCCAtcaccagcagagggagctatttccaaatataaaaaaacctAACTGTATGACCTCCAGCGGTGATAAA
Encoded here:
- the LOC115055686 gene encoding SLC35A4 upstream open reading frame protein-like: MGNDKNPLGHLKDLVELKDQLEDIQKRVEDEIQAGVPPGGSLLASPFLKGFLAGYIVARLRSSALMGVAVGTCTGIYAAQNYALPNIENTIKDYISNLKGGRK